CTCTCTAGAACATAACGCCCAATTAAGTAGCTGACAACGCTACCAATACACTCAAATTTACCACCGAAATCATTGAAGCTAAACCGAGTTGAAAATGCCGAGCGTTGACAGTCTGCTTAAATTGCTTGTTATGTGAATTTTTACTCGTACTTTTTACCGTTGCGCTTTAACCAACCATGCGGGTGTCTATTCTTAGGATCGTGGTGTGTCCAATGCATGACACCTCCCTTTTTATTCCATTCATACTCACCGTAAAATTGGACTCGATCGCCGACTCTTAGGTTAGGAACCCTAGGTGCAAGATCGATATTATGAGCAACAAGTAAGGTTTGCTTACTATCCAGTCTTAGGATGAATTTTTGATGTCGACTTCCATCATTATCATCAGGTAATAAACGAATTACAGTACCTGAGCCTTGAACCTGAAGATCACTTTGTTTATTTTCGTATGCCTTTTTCAATTTGTGATCATTGGCTTGAGTACCAACTGACATCAGGCACAAAGCAGCCACAAGTATTACTAAAAACTTCTTCATATACTCAAATCCCTTGAATTCACATAACGCCCAATTAAGTAGCTGACAACGCTACCAATGCACTCAAACTTACCACCTAAATCACTGAAGCTAAACCGAGTCGAAAATGCCAAGCGTTGACAGTCGGCTTAAATTGCTTGTTAGCATTTGATATCCACAAACTATAATTTAACTCCTTTCTCTAGGGCGAAAAGTACAAGGTACATTCTAATGAAGACAGCCCTTCACAAATGGCTGTTTGTATATCTAATTCTTTCTGAGTTTTCTTAGACTTCCTGGCTTTCTTTTTATAAAGCTCTTGAATAACTAAATACCCCCAATAACCTCTTCGTGCTGTGGCAAAAATTTCTTCTCCTACTGAAAAATAATGAGATCCTCTGGTGTGTAAATCATATGTAAGATCTCTTTCGCCGTCGTTTATACATAGGTATTTTATTGTTCCACCTTTAACTGAACGCTCACCTTTACAAGTAACCGTATAATTGATTTTTACTACTTCGTCACTCAGATAATTTTCATTAGAAATTGACATACCGATTCTTATAAAGATAAAAAGTGGAATGACCCAAATGGTCATAAACAAGTTGCTGACTTGGGGTTTTCCATATTTTCTATGTTCCACAATTATGTTTTCGGCACGTTTATCTCTTTTCATTTTATAGATATATAAAAATGCTGTTAAAGTAACAGCTAGGAAAGCTGAAACATAAGTGAAAGCACCATTGTCGAGAGTATTGTGATATACCGAAAATCTTGCCTTAAACACAAGAACCGATACAAAGACCAATGGGGCTATAAATGATAGAAACTGAATACTTCCTCCTAAAATGCTAACGCCCAATTAAGCAGCTGACAACGCTACCAATAGACTTAAACTTACCACCTAAATCACTGAAGCTAAACCGAGCTAAAAATGCCAAGCGTTGACAGTCTGCTTAAATTGCTTGTTATGTTCGTAGCCATTTGTACATGATATAGCTATCAACCAATCCTAGCTGACCATGATTGTATGCCTTGGGTATTGTGCCAATAATTGAGAAACCGAGCTTTTCCCAAAGCATAACCGCTACTTTATTAGTCGACACTACACTATTAAATTGCATAGCATCAAAGCCAAATTCAACTGCTTTCTTTTGTGAGTGCTCACACATAAGGCGAGCAATTCCTTTGCCTCTAGCTTCACTTGATACCATATAGCCACAGTTACAAATATGACTACTTGGACCCATAGCATTTGGCTTAATGTAATAAGTACCGAGAACAACGTCATTTTCAACAAACACATAAGCTTTTAATGGCATTTCACACCACAAGGAATAAGCATCTTCCAGTGTCATATTTGGTTCAAACGCGTAAGTTTCTTGAGCTTGGATCACCATAGAAAATGTTGACCAAAATGACTCAAAATCTAATTTTGTGATTTCTCTAATCATGAAATCCCTCCCGAGAACATAACGCCGCGTTAAGTAGTGAGCAACGCTACCACCGAACCTAAACCATTGCACCGTAACACCAAAACTCTACTTGAACTGAGAATGCCGAGCGTTGGGAATCTGTCTTAAACGCTTTGTTATGTGGGCACTATAGTTCGTTTAGGGGTTGAACAAACCTTTAAAGAGCATAAGACAAATAATTACAGGAACTCCCCCTAACAGCCAACCTAATACTGTAAAAAAGATACCTGAATAGATTAATTTCTCACCTGAAAATTGAGAAACTAGCTTTACACTGAGATAGGAAGAAACGAGAAATCCTGATATCACGAACAGTACAACAAGGCTTATTATAGGATGACCCACACTCTCACCGTAAACCAACATATAAGAGCCAATAATCCCAGAAAAAGAAATTACTGGAACTAAGTATAAAATCAGAAACTTAACTACTGTGCTCATACTTCCTCTAACGATACCGATATGCTGCCTTGCCCTCATAACGCCCAATTAAGTAGCTGACAACGCTACCAATACACTCAAATTTACCACCTTAATCACTGAAGCTAAACCGAGTTGAGAATGCCAAGCGTTGACAGTCTGCTTAAATTGCTTGTTAGCTGTATTTATTACACTCACTAGCTGAAATTATTAGCGTCATTTTCACTTAGAATCACAGTGTTAATAAATACACTTTGAATACTAAACTAATGTTTATAAATATGGTTAATGCACTAAATAGATAATTAAATCTGCGAATTTCATAATAACCCGACATAAACATGCCAACAAAAGCGGCTAACATAAAATAGATACCTTCAAGGACGCCGCTCTCTTCACCAACACCTATAAAATACAAAGCAAGTGTCAGGAGTAAAGCTCCCCCTAAACTTCCAATTGAAGATAAGAAACCAAAGATTGGATTTGAATACCCATACCCTTCTGTTTGAATCTCTTGCTGTACAAGGAAATTGGTTCCTGAAAAATAGCCCATTAAGAAACCCATAAAATAAATCACTATTTCCTCCATATTCAATTAAATACACATTTTAAGTGGTCGTTGGATTTAAAGATACAGCTAACGCCGCGTTAAGTAGTGAGCAACGCCACCACCCTACCTAAAACCTTGCCACCTTAAACACTAAAGCTGACCCAAACTGAAAATGACGAGCGTTGGGAATCTGTCTTAAACGCTTTGTTAGGCGATGTTTCCACCAAGCAGTGACTTAGCTTCTAACCAACGTACAACGACCAGTGCCGCAACAGAACATACACTTGCATCTTGCCCGTCAATAAACCTAAGTTCTTCAATTTCGGCATCTGGCTGCAACTCACCTGAGTACTCAGCAAAATAACAGGTTAGCTTAACTGACACACCTTCTGCCTTTCCATCAGCTTGAGCTGTAAAGGTTTCCATGTATTCAATGCTACCAAGTGTTAAATCGACTGATAGCTCTTCCTGAATTTCACGCGCTAAAGCATCAATATCGCTTTCACCAATTTCACGCTTACCGCCAGGTAGGTAAAACAACTCTTTGCCTTTCGATCTTACAGCTAAAAGCTTGCCATCTTTGATGAGTACCCATGCCAACTTATCAATTACTTTACTCATAACCCTACCTTCAAACTTGAATCCTGCCTCAATCGCCTAACGCCCAATTAAGGTGTGAGCCACGCGACCACGACACTGAATTTGGACGCCGTAAACATTGAACTTGACCCAAACCAAAAATGCCAAGCGTGGGGAATCACTCTTAAATTGCTTGTTATGAAAATACTCACCACGCCCACATTACCTCTTAACACCCAGTAATATTGTACATTCTGAACGACCAGGAAAATGAAAACTTGAGCACAAAAAACCATTTTCCGAAATGTGAGCCATTAACTTTTTATTTGTGGTTTCATACTCATTTAAATCGGTACTACCATGAGCGAGATAAATACCTCCAATAACAACACCCAACTCCTGAGCTTCCATAAAGTCGAGTGCCAAATTCTTACTATTGAAAGCAAAGAGATACTCTGATGATTGGTTGAGATTCCTAATGTCAGCTATATCGATATTATTTGGCATTTCATCAGAGAACAGCTTATCGGCAATATTTAAGACAACATCATGGATAACTGCTAAATCATTTGATGGGCTTTCAAAAACAACCATTTCAAGACTGTAACTCTCACAGAGTTGAGACAACGTTGTAGTTTGTTCAGGAAATAAACCTGATACAAAGAACGCATCAAATTTAGAGTTCAATAAAGGTGAAAATTCGATATTTTCATGAGGAATAAAGCTTCCATTTGACACCGAATCTAACTTCGGAAGTGAAATAGCTAATTTCAATTCATCCATATCTATTTCTGCTGGTTCAAACATCGCATTCCTTACTTATTCGATTTTCATAACGCCCAATTAAGTTGCAGACCAACGCAAACCTGAACTCAAAGCAACGCACCGATTACACCAAAACCATTTGGAGCTGAAAATGCCGCGCGTTGGCTGTCAGCTTAAATTGCTTGTTATATGCATTTCACCTGCGGAACCCATATATAACCATGCGCAATATCACCATAAGTCACACTTAAAACTCGAATCTGATATAAGCCTGCTATGTACAAGCATATGATTGAATCTAGAGCATCTTCGTTACTTTTAAGAGCACGACCTCTAAGGCTTTTGATGTGCGGTTCCGATAGGTATACCTTCAACTCTTCTGGAATTTCAAGTGATAGAACGCTTGAACTTTCAAGAGTTGTTATAAAATTCGCTAGTTTTATTTGCCCCTCTTTTTTATCAGCTACACTTCCTTTTTTATAAGCAAGTCTCTCCTGCAAATCAAAGCATTCAATGATAGCAGGATGAGGATAGCACTCTATTTGCCATCGTTTCAAAGATAAGTGTTGAAGTCCTAATGAGCTTAGAGACGATGAGAGGTTTACGCTTAAAGCATCAGGATAAAGTGACAAGTTAGAAGTATGACAAGAAGCTTTTCTTGCCCCATAATCACGACTAAGTGATTTCTCACATTCCCTTTGCCCTGTTTGATTCTTAATTACTAAGGGGGCATCGATTGCAACACCACATATTTCTTTTTGGCTTGCAATGATCTCTAGAATTTCAGATATGCCAAAGATCGCAGGTTCAAGCTGATTTAATCTCAGGTTGCTGCCGCTTAGAGTTCCAATCGCGATAGCTGACGGATTCTTTTCACCGTGCCAAGCTAAGTCAATTCCTGCTAACTTCATCATTTCCTCTTTCCTGCATATAACGCCCAATTAAGGTGTGAGCCACGCAACTACAACACTCAACTTGGACGCCGTAAACACTAAACTAAACCCAAACCAAAAATGCCAAGCGTGGGGAATCACTCTTGAATTGTTTGTTAGCTTACTCACCCACCGTTAAATACATGAACCCTTTCAAGCGATATTCCATTCTCTTGCTCTTTCGTTAGCAAATGTCCCTTTTCCATTACCTGGAATGTCGGTCTTTGAGTGCCATCACCTAGTCTAACCTGAACTTTCATACCTCTTGTTTCTGGGTAGTTTGGTAAACTATTAGCTACTGCCCCCGAAAAGGGTGATTCATTGCTATTATCGAAGTCGAATTTTTCAAAATAATTGAAAAAATCACCTTGCGAAACTTCAACCCAAATTCCCCAACCAAAACATTTTTTAACTGCATGGACAGGCAAATACAAAACTCCTCGAATAAAGTATCTTGAATCCAAACGACATAAATCTGAATGTGTTTGTGCTCGTTCATCTCGTACTTCATCACTGAGTTCCCAAATTTCATCAGGCATTTGATATGACTTATCAAAAACAAAGTCGCCGATTTCTTTTCCACAGCACCCACATTTCATTTGTAACTCCTTTTAAGCTAACGCCCAATTAAGTAGCTGACAACGCTACCAATGCACTCAAACTTACCACCTAAATCACCGAAGCTAAATCGAACTAAAAATGCCAAGCGTTGGCAGTCTGCTTAAATTGCTTGTTATGTGTGTTCTAACGAAGCTTTTGAGCCTAACTTTTCAATTAAACCACTTGGAGGATCCAAGAAGAATAGATAGTCAAAACCATGCACTGCACAAGCAATGACCGAATCATCTTTGAAGAACCGCCAGCCAGATACACCCTCATTACTTGCTAACAAGTCATCAAGTAAATGTGCTCCCATGCGACTTACTATAACTTGTGTACTGTCATGATTTAACTCCCAAAGCTTCTGCTTTCGGATATAAGGTTCGTTGTTATAACTAACAATTATTGGTGCATTCTCTTCACCTAAGAAGAATGGTGCTAGTGATTCAATAAGTTTTCTCTGATATTCATTGGCGAAACCTGTATTCTTTTCATCAAAATCAACCGAAAATTTATTACAACCAACAGCAAAAGCGTATTCAACGATCCACTTTGACGACCTGAAATCTATCACCTCATCAGATATATTAAGAATCATCAATTTCCTCCAAACATGGCATCAAGGATACCGTAGACGTATTCATGACAATATGAATTCCCGCCTAAATGTAATATTTGATCATCTTTAGATAAGAAAGTTAAATAAGGAAAAGCCTCTATGTCATCAAACTTAACTTCAGCTGAATTGTCGATCATAGTTGCCATTTCAAATGCTATTTTGCCAGTTAATTCTTTTAGCTGATCACCTTTGATACCAGCGCTTTCAAGATGGTCTGCAATTCGACTAATCATAACCCCAGTAAAGATCTCTTGCTGTTCAGTATAATTTCCTGGATCAGGTGCTAATTTCATAAAACCTCTTACACATAACGCTGCGTTAAGTAGTGAGCAACGCCTGCCACCTAACCTAAACCATTGCACCGTAAACACCAAAACTGACTTGAACTGAAAATGCCGAGCGTTGGGAATCTGTCTTAAACGCTTTGTTAGTTTGCTTACATGATGCAGCCAAAGTTTAGCGCCAAGGTGCTGAATTGGTTACAAAACTACTGGCTTTGAACGCAGATGTAAAACTGAAAACTACGGAACTCCAACCCAGACAACAAAACGCACTTAGCTAAGAAGCGACATACGATAAACAACCACAGTTTGAAGTACTTGGGCTGACAAAGGATTCATGCGACCAACCTGATAACCAAGTGCGACAAAGCCATTTGTTAACGAGTTAGACACAAAAAAAAGAAGCCGCGCGAGATGCACTAAGTGACCAAAATTACTGATGCAGAGAAATGAATAACGTTGAACTCACAGAGCTGAAAGACAACCTGCGCGCGATAAGATTTGGTTGCACAACTTTCGGAAAACGAACAGGTGTAAAGCACAGAAACCAGACTAGGCTTTTTGACCATAAACGCCTTTCTACTTTTGCAAACTAACGCCCAATTAAGTAGCTGACAACGCTACCAATACACCCAAATTTACCACCGAAATCACTGAAGCTGAACCGAACTAAAAATGCCAAGCGTTGACAGTCTTCTTAAATTGCTTGTTATGATTGTGGTCGGGGAATCGTATATTCGTAAAAGGACACACCACTTTCATTTGTTGGTTGCTCTATAAAGCCTAACTTTTTAAGTAAGTTAGCTGAAGCAACATTAGATTTTTCAACGCCACCAACAAGCTTTAACCAAGGCTCAGTATTAACTACTTCTTCGATAAAGCTTTTCAGTAGCTCACTCGCCAGCCCTTTACCCCAATATTTTTCATTGAGTAAGTAACCTATGTGCGCGTCACTTTCGTTCTCTACATAGGCGAACAGAAAACCGATTAACTCTTATGCCTCAGATTTCACTTGAAGTAATCGACTCTCCGACAACATTCGGTCGAGCCAAACTCGTGCCAATTCACAGGAAGTAATACCATGAAAATATGGGGGCAAGTTTTCAACAGCTAATGGCGTTAGAATACTAGGAATCTCTTCGATCAGAACTGAGCGCTCAGTTAACGAAAGATCACCTGAGATTTCAGCAACTCTCAGCCTCTGAGTTTCAAACGATATTGTCATAAAACCTGCCTATTTCGATAAAAATCATAACGCCCAATTAAGGGGTGAGCAACGCTACCACCCAACCTAAAGCATTGTACCGTAAACACTAAAATTGAAGTAGAAACAAAAATGCCAAGCGTTGGGAATCCCTCTTAAATTGTTTGTTAGCACTCTGGGCTTTCAAGACGACACATTAAGTGATTGAACTCGTGATATAAGTCAGACTCAAGAGTGTCAGTATACTCGTCAAAGTCATAGGACACTCCCTTAAACATTGTATCTAAGTCTTGGACTAACTGAACAACGGGTAGCTCAACTTCTGTTGCCGCATGAAGACCCTTGTTAGATTTATGATATCGTGACCAAGTGGGTGCAACTTCATAGCGTTCAATCGACTCAATCACAGGATCAAGCAAGAAACTCGGCATAGCAATATCGAGCTTTTTACAATTAACCTTTAAATCATCATATAACTTACTTATCTCATGACTACCTTCAAAGCGTTTTATTTGCTTATTCGAAGGCAATTCAGATTTCTCGCTTTCGTCTAGCTGGTGTCGCATTTTCAACACCTCATAAGCCAAGCTAAGTAGATCCTTTAATTTAAGTTCGGTTGCATGACGAACCATATAGAAAATAGGCAGACCAAACTCATCGAGCTGATTAGTCGAAATAGCGTTATCTAATAGGACTTTTGCAGAATTTAGGTATGCTCGTGAATAGCAGGGCTGTCGAAAACTGCCACCAAACCTAGATACTCCATTTTCAAGATCTTGTGCGACCTGACCTTCAGGCTTACCAAAAACTATAACGTCGGTATCTTGTTTGGAATCTTTAGCGTAAATCATTCTACCTCCCGTTTTCTAAGGTACTTGCTAGTTTGCGATTAAGAGTGCTAACGCCCAATTAAGTAGCTGACAACGCAAACAATACACTTAAACTTACCACCAAAATCACTGAAGCTAAATCGACCTAAAAATGCCGAGCGTTGACAGTCTGCTTAAATTGCTTGTTATGTTCGAACTATTCGACTTCAAACTCATTTAACAGTTTCTCGACAAACTCGTCCAAGCTATCAGAAAATAGATTACATTCCATTTTATTATGGTCGGTAAAACCGACAGAAAATTTCGTGCTAGTGTGGCTAATTACGTAATAATCGCCAAAACCATTGTGACCAATAATAAAATAGTCTTCCGGCCACTTTTCTCCAAAATAACCACTGACTCTAACCTCTAGGTTTTCTGAGATTATTTCATCTGCATCGGTAAGAAAATGGAAGTCTTCTGCTTCAGTTCCAACTAAAGCTTCGGGGTAATTTAAAAGAGCCTGCTTGTAGCTTTTAGGAAGCACGATCCCCGTCTTTCTTTCAATTAAACTCAGTTCTTCTAACTTCATTATTTCTCCTAGAACATAACGCCCAATTAAGTAGCTGACAACGCTACCAATACACTCAAACTTACCTCCGAAATCACTGAAGCCAAACCGAGTTGAAAATGCCAAACGTTGACAGTCTGCTTAAATTGTTTGTTATGTTCGTAACTTCACCGCTGTTCCGAAAGCCATAATCTCAGATGAGCCATCCATTATTGCACTCGTAGAGAACCGAATACCTACTACCGCGTCTGCACCTAAGTCAGTCGCTTCAGAAACTAGACGCTCAATAGCCGTGTCCCTAGCCTCTGAAAGCATTTCCGTATAGCCTTTTAGCTCACCGCCAACGATGCTTTTGAAACCAGCCATAATGTCTCGACCAACATGCT
This Vibrio gallaecicus DNA region includes the following protein-coding sequences:
- a CDS encoding DUF3465 domain-containing protein — encoded protein: MKKFLVILVAALCLMSVGTQANDHKLKKAYENKQSDLQVQGSGTVIRLLPDDNDGSRHQKFILRLDSKQTLLVAHNIDLAPRVPNLRVGDRVQFYGEYEWNKKGGVMHWTHHDPKNRHPHGWLKRNGKKYE
- a CDS encoding GNAT family N-acetyltransferase — its product is MIREITKLDFESFWSTFSMVIQAQETYAFEPNMTLEDAYSLWCEMPLKAYVFVENDVVLGTYYIKPNAMGPSSHICNCGYMVSSEARGKGIARLMCEHSQKKAVEFGFDAMQFNSVVSTNKVAVMLWEKLGFSIIGTIPKAYNHGQLGLVDSYIMYKWLRT
- a CDS encoding NUDIX hydrolase; translation: MSKVIDKLAWVLIKDGKLLAVRSKGKELFYLPGGKREIGESDIDALAREIQEELSVDLTLGSIEYMETFTAQADGKAEGVSVKLTCYFAEYSGELQPDAEIEELRFIDGQDASVCSVAALVVVRWLEAKSLLGGNIA
- a CDS encoding DUF429 domain-containing protein, which codes for MMKLAGIDLAWHGEKNPSAIAIGTLSGSNLRLNQLEPAIFGISEILEIIASQKEICGVAIDAPLVIKNQTGQRECEKSLSRDYGARKASCHTSNLSLYPDALSVNLSSSLSSLGLQHLSLKRWQIECYPHPAIIECFDLQERLAYKKGSVADKKEGQIKLANFITTLESSSVLSLEIPEELKVYLSEPHIKSLRGRALKSNEDALDSIICLYIAGLYQIRVLSVTYGDIAHGYIWVPQVKCI
- a CDS encoding DUF2199 domain-containing protein, producing MKCGCCGKEIGDFVFDKSYQMPDEIWELSDEVRDERAQTHSDLCRLDSRYFIRGVLYLPVHAVKKCFGWGIWVEVSQGDFFNYFEKFDFDNSNESPFSGAVANSLPNYPETRGMKVQVRLGDGTQRPTFQVMEKGHLLTKEQENGISLERVHVFNGG
- a CDS encoding SMI1/KNR4 family protein; the encoded protein is MKLEELSLIERKTGIVLPKSYKQALLNYPEALVGTEAEDFHFLTDADEIISENLEVRVSGYFGEKWPEDYFIIGHNGFGDYYVISHTSTKFSVGFTDHNKMECNLFSDSLDEFVEKLLNEFEVE
- a CDS encoding heavy metal-binding domain-containing protein, which translates into the protein MIFTTTESVPNREIEDILGVVTGNVVQTKHVGRDIMAGFKSIVGGELKGYTEMLSEARDTAIERLVSEATDLGADAVVGIRFSTSAIMDGSSEIMAFGTAVKLRT